The following are encoded together in the Populus trichocarpa isolate Nisqually-1 chromosome 5, P.trichocarpa_v4.1, whole genome shotgun sequence genome:
- the LOC7493932 gene encoding thioredoxin H-type 2, protein MAEEGQVIACHTVDTWKEHFEKGKGSQKLIVVDFTASWCPPCKMIAPIFAELAKKFPNVTFLKVDVDELKAVAEEWNVEAMPTFIFLKDGKLVDKTVGADKDGLPTLVAKHATA, encoded by the exons ATGGCCGAAGAAGGACAAGTTATTGCCTGCCACACAGTGGATACCTGGAAAGAGCATTTCGAGAAGGGAAAAGGGTCTCAGAAACTG ATTGTCGTGGATTTTACTGCTTCATGGTGTCCACCATGTAAAATGATTGCTCCAATCTTCGCCGAGTTGGCGAAGAAGTTTCCCAATGTCACATTCTTGAAGGTGGATGTGGATGAATTGAAG GCTGTTGCTGAGGAGTGGAATGTGGAGGCAATGCCAACTTTTATTTTCCTGAAAGATGGAAAATTAGTGGACAAAACTGTGGGTGCTGATAAAGATGGCCTGCCAACACTGGTTGCAAAGCACGCAACTGCATAA
- the LOC7477639 gene encoding zingipain-2, translating into MNFLYIFALTLLISVLSPSTSSSDISQLFETWCKEHGKSYTSQEERSHRLKVFEDNYDFVTKHNSKGNSSYSLALNAFADLTHHEFKTSRLGLSAAPLNLAHRNLEITGVVGDIPASIDWRNKGVVTNVKDQGSCGACWSFSATGAIEGINKIVTGSLVSLSEQELIECDKSYNDGCGGGLMDYAFQFVINNHGIDTEEDYPYRARDGTCNKDRMKRRVVTIDKYVDVPENNEKQLLQAVAAQPVSVGICGSERAFQMYSKGIFTGPCSTSLDHAVLIVGYGSENGVDYWIVKNSWGTGWGMRGYMHMQRNSGNSQGVCGINMLASYPVKTSPNPPPPPPPGPTKCNLLTYCAAGETCCCARKFFGICISWKCCGLDSAVCCKDRLHCCPHDYPVCDTDKNMCFKRAGNATRMEAIEGKTSGKFGSWNSLPEAWIQ; encoded by the exons GTTTGAAACGTGGTGTAAAGAACATGGTAAATCATACACTTCGCAGGAAGAAAGGTCTCATAGACTTAAAGTCTTTGAAGACAACTATGATTTTGTTACAAAACACAACAGCAAGGGTAATTCTTCTTATTCCCTTGCTCTCAATGCCTTTGCTGATCTAACCCATCATGAGTTCAAGACTTCTCGGTTGGGACTCTCTGCTGCTCCTCTGAATCTTGCTCATCGGAATCTAGAAATTACTGGGGTTGTTGGTGATATCCCTGCTTCGATTGATTGGAGAAATAAAGGGGTTGTGACCAATGTCAAGGACCAAGGGAGCTGTG GTGCTTGTTGGTCGTTCTCAGCTACTGGAGCCATCGAAGGCATTAATAAGATTGTCACTGGATCTCTTGTTAGCCTTTCAGAACAAGAGTTGATTGAGTGTGATAAAAGTTACAATGATGGTTGTGGGGGTGGACTCATGGACTATGCATTCCAATTTGTCATAAACAACCACGGGATTGATACCGAGGAAGATTATCCATATCGAGCTCGGGATGGGACCTGCAATAAGGACAGG ATGAAAAGGCGTGTTGTGACTATTGATAAATATGTTGATGTGCCTGAAAACAACGAGAAACAGCTCTTACAAGCTGTGGCAGCTCAACCTGTGAGTGTGGGTATATGCGGCAGTGAGAGAGCATTTCAGATGTATTCAAAG GGGATTTTCACTGGCCCATGTTCAACTTCTTTGGATCATGCTGTATTGATTGTAGGATATGGGTCAGAAAATGGAGTGGATTACTGGATTGTGAAGAACTCATGGGGAACTGGTTGGGGAATGCGTGGTTATATGCATATGCAGCGCAATAGTGGCAATTCTCAAGGGGTCTGTGGTATCAACATGCTGGCTTCTTATCCAGTAAAGACGAGCCCAAATCCACCACCTCCACCCCCACCAGGACCCACTAAATGTAATCTTCTTACTTACTGTGCAGCAGGAGAAACCTGCTGCTGTGCTCGCAAATTTTTTGGAATTTGCATTTCATGGAAATGCTGTGGATTGGATTCTGCCGTATGTTGTAAGGATCGACTCCACTGTTGCCCCCATGATTACCCAGTTTGTGACACGGACAAGAACATGTGTTTTAAG CGTGCTGGTAATGCCACAAGAATGGAGGCAATAGAGGGAAAAACCTCTGGGAAGTTTGGCAGTTGGAATTCCCTTCCTGAAGCCTGGATTCAGTGA
- the LOC7493931 gene encoding beta-galactosidase 5 isoform X1, with translation MGTSSVSKFLTLFLMVLIVGSKLIHCTVTYDKKAIIIDGQRRILISGSIHYPRSTPDMWEDLVQKAKDGGLDVIDTYVFWNVHEPSPGNYNFEGRFDLVRFIKTVQKGGLYVHLRIGPYVCAEWNFGGFPVWLKYVPGISFRTDNGPFKAAMQGFTQKIVQMMKDERLFQSQGGPIIFSQIENEYGPESRAFGAAGHSYINWAAQMAVGLKTGVPWVMCKEDDAPDPVINTCNGFYCDAFSPNKPYKPTMWTEAWSGWFTEFGGAFHHRPVQDLAFAVARFIQKGGSFVNYYMYHGGTNFGRSAGGPFITTSYDYDAPIDEYGLIREPKYGHLKELHRAIKLCEHELVSSDPTITLLGTYQQAHVFSSGKRSCSAFLANYHTQSAARVMFNNMHYVLPPWSISILPDCRNVVFNTAKVGVQTSHVQMLPTGSRFFSWESYDEDISSLGASSRMTALGLMEQINVTRDTTDYLWYITSVNINPSESFLRGGQWPTLTVESAGHALHVFINGQFSGMLFKTTFIVVTNMNFIIWLMSALPVTITGSAFGTRENREFTFTGPVNLRAGTNRIALLSIAVGLPNVGVHYETWKTGILGPVMLHGLNQGNKDLTWQQWSYQVGLKGEAMNLVSPNRASSVDWIQGSLATRQQPLKWYKAYFDAPGGNEPLALDMRSMGKGQVWINGQSIGRYWLSYAKGDCSSCGYSGTFRPPKCQLGCGQPTQRWYHVPRSWLKPKQNLLVIFEELGGDASKISLVKRSTTSVCADAFEHHPTIENYNTESNGESERNLHQAKVHLRCAPGQSISAINFASFGTPTGTCGSFQEGTCHAPNSHSVVEKKCIGRESCMVAISNSNFGADPCPSKLKKLSVEAVCSTVSDTTQPNTRR, from the exons ATGGGAACTAGTTCAGTTTCCAAGTTCTTAACCCTCTTCTTGATGGTCTTGATTGTTGGTTCTAAGCTGATCCACTGCACTGTGACCTATGATAAGAAAGCTATTATCATCGATGGACAAAGAAGAATCCTTATCTCTGGCTCCATTCACTATCCAAGAAGCACCCCTGAT ATGTGGGAAGATCTTGTACAGAAGGCAAAAGATGGAGGCTTGGATGTTATCGACACTTATGTTTTTTGGAATGTTCATGAGCCTTCTCCTGGCAAT TATAATTTTGAAGGTAGATTTGATCTGGTACGGTTCATTAAGACGGTGCAGAAAGGGGGGCTATATGTTCATCTCCGCATTGGACCTTATGTCTGTGCAGAATGGAATTTTGG GGGATTTCCTGTTTGGTTGAAGTATGTTCCTGGTATCAGCTTCAGAACAGACAATGGGCCTTTCAAG GCTGCAATGCAAGGATTCACCCAGAAGATTGTGCAGATGATGAAAGATGAAAGGCTATTTCAATCACAAGGAGGCCCCATCATTTTCTCTCAA ATTGAGAATGAGTACGGACCAGAGAGTAGGGCTTTTGGGGCTGCTGGTCATTCATACATTAATTGGGCTGCACAAATGGCTGTTGGATTGAAGACTGGAGTTCCTTGGGTGATGTGCAAGGAAGATGATGCCCCAGACCCGGTG ATAAATACATGTAATGGTTTTTACTGTGATGCTTTTTCTCCCAACAAACCTTACAAGCCAACGATGTGGACTGAGGCTTGGAGTGGCTG GTTTACAGAGTTTGGCGGCGCATTTCACCACAGACCAGTTCAAGATTTAGCATTTGCAGTTGCTCGATTCATTCAAAAGGGTGGCTCATTTGTTAACTACTACATG TACCATGGAGGAACAAATTTTGGACGCTCTGCTGGAGGTCCATTCATTACAACTAGTTATGACTATGATGCACCAATAGATGAATATG GTTTGATCAGGGAACCTAAATATGGTCATCTAAAAGAGCTTCACAGAGCTATTAAGCTATGCGAGCATGAATTAGTCTCTTCAGATCCCACAATTACTTTGTTAGGAACCTATCAGCAG GCTCATGTATTCTCTTCAGGGAAGAGGAGCTGTTCAGCTTTTCTTGCCAACTACCACACACAGTCTGCTGCTAGAGTGATGTTCAATAACATGCACTATGTTTTGCCTCCTTGGTCCATTAGCATCCTTCCTGATTGCAGGAATGTTGTGTTTAACACTGCCAAG GTTGGAGTACAAACTTCGCATGTCCAAATGCTGCCAACTGGTTCTAGGTTTTTTTCTTGGGAGAGTTATGACGAAGATATTTCTTCACTAGGGGCTAGTTCAAGGATGACAGCTCTTGGACTCATGGAGCAGATAAATGTCACTAGAGACACCACTGACTATCTGTGGTACATCACAAG TGTCAATATCAATCCATCAGAATCATTTCTTCGAGGTGGACAATGGCCTACTCTAACTGTGGAGTCAGCAGGGCATGCTCTTCATGTCTTCATCAATGGGCAGTTTTCAGGTATGCTTTTCAAGACTACTTTCATAGTAGTTACTAATATGAATTTCATTATCTGGTTGATGAGTGCTTTGCCTGTTACAATTACAGGATCAGCGTTTGGGACCAGAGAGAACAGGGAATTCACCTTTACAGGACCAGTCAATCTACGTGCTGGAACAAATAGAATTGCACTACTCAGCATAGCTGTTGGATTACCT AATGTCGGGGTGCATTATGAGACATGGAAAACAGGAATACTTGGTCCAGTTATGCTCCATGGCCTTAACCAGGGAAATAAAGACTTGACATGGCAGCAATGGTCTTACCAG GTTGGTCTAAAAGGAGAGGCAATGAATTTGGTCTCTCCAAACAGAGCCTCATCTGTTGATTGGATACAGGGGTCTCTAGCTACCAGGCAGCAACCTTTGAAGTGGTACAAG GCTTATTTTGATGCCCCCGGAGGAAATGAGCCATTGGCTTTGGACATGCGCAGCATGGGAAAGGGTCAGGTGTGGATAAATGGGCAGAGCATAGGAAGATATTGGTTATCTTATGCAAAGGGTGACTGCAGTAGCTGTGGTTACTCTGGAACGTTCAGGCCTCCAAAGTGCCAACTTGGATGTGGCCAGCCAACTCAGCGATG GTATCATGTTCCCAGGTCCTGGTTAAAGCCGAAGCAAAATTTATTGGTAATATTTGAAGAACTTGGAGGTGATGCATCAAAGATATCCCTTGTTAAGAGATCAACGACAAGTGTTTGTGCTGATGCATTTGAGCACCACCCAACAATTGAGAATTACAATACCGAGAGCAATGGTGAATCAGAAAGAAATCTTCACCAAGCCAAGGTTCACCTCCGGTGTGCACCAGGGCAGTCTATATCAGCTATAAATTTTGCGAGTTTTGGCACTCCTACTGGAACCTGTGGAAGTTTTCAGGAGGGAACTTGCCATGCACCAAACTCACACTCGGTTGTAGAGAAG AAATGCATAGGAAGGGAGAGTTGTATGGTCGCCATATCCAACAGTAACTTCGGTGCTGACCCATGTCCAAGTAAGTTGAAGAAATTATCAGTTGAAGCAGTTTGTTCAACAGTGAGTGACACTACTCAACCCAATACAAGGAGGTAA
- the LOC7493933 gene encoding uncharacterized protein LOC7493933: MALARVISTHKPSLNPNTTTLSALNPNNLSFLSNSPPSLASLLHHRRHKRRTASLKCSASSFSEKHHNTNHPKSDDVVELPLFPLPLVLFPGAILPLQIFEFRYRIMMHTLLHTDLRFGVIYSDAVSGTAEVGCVGEIVKHERLVDERFFLICKGQERFRVTNVVRTKPYFVAEVTWLEDRPSGEEDLEALATEVETCMKDVIRLSNRLNEKPEKEAQDLRRNLFPTPFSFFVGNTFEGAPGEQQALLELEDTATRLKREKETLRNTLNYLSAASAVKDVFPSS, translated from the coding sequence ATGGCTCTTGCACGGGTAATTTCCACTCACAAACCCTCATTGAATCCCAACACAACCACCCTTTCCgcattaaacccaaataatctCAGTTTCCTCTCCAATTCACCTCCATCACTTGCTTCACTCCTCCATCACCGCCGCCACAAAAGGCGAACCGCCTCATTAAAATGCTCAGCTTCGTCATTCTCCGAGAAACACCACAACACAAACCATCCAAAATCAGACGACGTCGTTGAACTCCCACTATTTCCACTCCCACTAGTTCTGTTCCCAGGCGCAATCCTCCCTCTCCAGATATTCGAGTTCCGTTACCGCATTATGATGCACACCCTCCTCCACACCGACCTCCGTTTCGGCGTCATCTACTCAGACGCCGTATCCGGCACCGCCGAAGTGGGCTGCGTTGGTGAAATCGTCAAGCACGAACGCCTCGTCGATGAACGATTCTTCCTCATTTGCAAAGGGCAGGAACGGTTTCGTGTAACGAATGTAGTCCGTACGAAACCCTATTTTGTCGCGGAGGTGACGTGGCTGGAGGACAGGCCTTCAGGGGAGGAGGACCTGGAGGCTTTAGCGACGGAAGTGGAGACGTGTATGAAGGATGTTATAAGATTGTCAAATCGGTTAAATGAGAAGCCAGAAAAGGAAGCGCAAGATTTGAGAAGGAATTTGTTTCCGACTCCGTTTTCGTTTTTTGTAGGAAACACTTTTGAGGGGGCTCCGGGAGAGCAGCAAGCCTTACTTGAATTGGAGGATACAGCAACGAGATTGAAGAGGGAGAAGGAGACTTTGAGGAATACACTTAATTACTTGTCAGCTGCTTCTGCTGTTAAGGATGTGTTTCCTTCTTCATAG
- the LOC7493931 gene encoding beta-galactosidase 5 isoform X2, producing the protein MGTSSVSKFLTLFLMVLIVGSKLIHCTVTYDKKAIIIDGQRRILISGSIHYPRSTPDMWEDLVQKAKDGGLDVIDTYVFWNVHEPSPGNYNFEGRFDLVRFIKTVQKGGLYVHLRIGPYVCAEWNFGGFPVWLKYVPGISFRTDNGPFKAAMQGFTQKIVQMMKDERLFQSQGGPIIFSQIENEYGPESRAFGAAGHSYINWAAQMAVGLKTGVPWVMCKEDDAPDPVINTCNGFYCDAFSPNKPYKPTMWTEAWSGWFTEFGGAFHHRPVQDLAFAVARFIQKGGSFVNYYMYHGGTNFGRSAGGPFITTSYDYDAPIDEYGLIREPKYGHLKELHRAIKLCEHELVSSDPTITLLGTYQQAHVFSSGKRSCSAFLANYHTQSAARVMFNNMHYVLPPWSISILPDCRNVVFNTAKVGVQTSHVQMLPTGSRFFSWESYDEDISSLGASSRMTALGLMEQINVTRDTTDYLWYITSVNINPSESFLRGGQWPTLTVESAGHALHVFINGQFSGSAFGTRENREFTFTGPVNLRAGTNRIALLSIAVGLPNVGVHYETWKTGILGPVMLHGLNQGNKDLTWQQWSYQVGLKGEAMNLVSPNRASSVDWIQGSLATRQQPLKWYKAYFDAPGGNEPLALDMRSMGKGQVWINGQSIGRYWLSYAKGDCSSCGYSGTFRPPKCQLGCGQPTQRWYHVPRSWLKPKQNLLVIFEELGGDASKISLVKRSTTSVCADAFEHHPTIENYNTESNGESERNLHQAKVHLRCAPGQSISAINFASFGTPTGTCGSFQEGTCHAPNSHSVVEKKCIGRESCMVAISNSNFGADPCPSKLKKLSVEAVCSTVSDTTQPNTRR; encoded by the exons ATGGGAACTAGTTCAGTTTCCAAGTTCTTAACCCTCTTCTTGATGGTCTTGATTGTTGGTTCTAAGCTGATCCACTGCACTGTGACCTATGATAAGAAAGCTATTATCATCGATGGACAAAGAAGAATCCTTATCTCTGGCTCCATTCACTATCCAAGAAGCACCCCTGAT ATGTGGGAAGATCTTGTACAGAAGGCAAAAGATGGAGGCTTGGATGTTATCGACACTTATGTTTTTTGGAATGTTCATGAGCCTTCTCCTGGCAAT TATAATTTTGAAGGTAGATTTGATCTGGTACGGTTCATTAAGACGGTGCAGAAAGGGGGGCTATATGTTCATCTCCGCATTGGACCTTATGTCTGTGCAGAATGGAATTTTGG GGGATTTCCTGTTTGGTTGAAGTATGTTCCTGGTATCAGCTTCAGAACAGACAATGGGCCTTTCAAG GCTGCAATGCAAGGATTCACCCAGAAGATTGTGCAGATGATGAAAGATGAAAGGCTATTTCAATCACAAGGAGGCCCCATCATTTTCTCTCAA ATTGAGAATGAGTACGGACCAGAGAGTAGGGCTTTTGGGGCTGCTGGTCATTCATACATTAATTGGGCTGCACAAATGGCTGTTGGATTGAAGACTGGAGTTCCTTGGGTGATGTGCAAGGAAGATGATGCCCCAGACCCGGTG ATAAATACATGTAATGGTTTTTACTGTGATGCTTTTTCTCCCAACAAACCTTACAAGCCAACGATGTGGACTGAGGCTTGGAGTGGCTG GTTTACAGAGTTTGGCGGCGCATTTCACCACAGACCAGTTCAAGATTTAGCATTTGCAGTTGCTCGATTCATTCAAAAGGGTGGCTCATTTGTTAACTACTACATG TACCATGGAGGAACAAATTTTGGACGCTCTGCTGGAGGTCCATTCATTACAACTAGTTATGACTATGATGCACCAATAGATGAATATG GTTTGATCAGGGAACCTAAATATGGTCATCTAAAAGAGCTTCACAGAGCTATTAAGCTATGCGAGCATGAATTAGTCTCTTCAGATCCCACAATTACTTTGTTAGGAACCTATCAGCAG GCTCATGTATTCTCTTCAGGGAAGAGGAGCTGTTCAGCTTTTCTTGCCAACTACCACACACAGTCTGCTGCTAGAGTGATGTTCAATAACATGCACTATGTTTTGCCTCCTTGGTCCATTAGCATCCTTCCTGATTGCAGGAATGTTGTGTTTAACACTGCCAAG GTTGGAGTACAAACTTCGCATGTCCAAATGCTGCCAACTGGTTCTAGGTTTTTTTCTTGGGAGAGTTATGACGAAGATATTTCTTCACTAGGGGCTAGTTCAAGGATGACAGCTCTTGGACTCATGGAGCAGATAAATGTCACTAGAGACACCACTGACTATCTGTGGTACATCACAAG TGTCAATATCAATCCATCAGAATCATTTCTTCGAGGTGGACAATGGCCTACTCTAACTGTGGAGTCAGCAGGGCATGCTCTTCATGTCTTCATCAATGGGCAGTTTTCAG GATCAGCGTTTGGGACCAGAGAGAACAGGGAATTCACCTTTACAGGACCAGTCAATCTACGTGCTGGAACAAATAGAATTGCACTACTCAGCATAGCTGTTGGATTACCT AATGTCGGGGTGCATTATGAGACATGGAAAACAGGAATACTTGGTCCAGTTATGCTCCATGGCCTTAACCAGGGAAATAAAGACTTGACATGGCAGCAATGGTCTTACCAG GTTGGTCTAAAAGGAGAGGCAATGAATTTGGTCTCTCCAAACAGAGCCTCATCTGTTGATTGGATACAGGGGTCTCTAGCTACCAGGCAGCAACCTTTGAAGTGGTACAAG GCTTATTTTGATGCCCCCGGAGGAAATGAGCCATTGGCTTTGGACATGCGCAGCATGGGAAAGGGTCAGGTGTGGATAAATGGGCAGAGCATAGGAAGATATTGGTTATCTTATGCAAAGGGTGACTGCAGTAGCTGTGGTTACTCTGGAACGTTCAGGCCTCCAAAGTGCCAACTTGGATGTGGCCAGCCAACTCAGCGATG GTATCATGTTCCCAGGTCCTGGTTAAAGCCGAAGCAAAATTTATTGGTAATATTTGAAGAACTTGGAGGTGATGCATCAAAGATATCCCTTGTTAAGAGATCAACGACAAGTGTTTGTGCTGATGCATTTGAGCACCACCCAACAATTGAGAATTACAATACCGAGAGCAATGGTGAATCAGAAAGAAATCTTCACCAAGCCAAGGTTCACCTCCGGTGTGCACCAGGGCAGTCTATATCAGCTATAAATTTTGCGAGTTTTGGCACTCCTACTGGAACCTGTGGAAGTTTTCAGGAGGGAACTTGCCATGCACCAAACTCACACTCGGTTGTAGAGAAG AAATGCATAGGAAGGGAGAGTTGTATGGTCGCCATATCCAACAGTAACTTCGGTGCTGACCCATGTCCAAGTAAGTTGAAGAAATTATCAGTTGAAGCAGTTTGTTCAACAGTGAGTGACACTACTCAACCCAATACAAGGAGGTAA